A window from Azoarcus sp. DD4 encodes these proteins:
- a CDS encoding sensor domain-containing diguanylate cyclase: MRADHFRALRRRLPLLAGSVLLAVSLPAGAATPTATTAPAASAASVATLDASLLAALGLAVLIGGAALYISRINLRLRQSIADSRSAEAALRPLSTAIAQSPALVVITGPDVRMRYVNPRFTEITGYSAAEALGHNPRMLSSGLTDPASFRDMWEHLKRGESWSGEFINRRKNGELYWEESHISPVIDGDGRCTGYVAVKLDITARKRAEQAEHARAHVLELLARGAPLPEILEAIVRGVEAGNPEMRCSALLLDADRKRLLTGAAPSLPDFYNAAVHGLAIGYGVGSCGTAAYTGERVVVEDIQSHPYWAPYRDIARQADLAACWSEPIRSSGGEVLGTFAIYHRHPHRPTPADIELIEQSAKVASIAIDRTLALEALRVSEERHRLLAENATDVIWTMDLQGRFTYVSPSVEKLRGYTVAEVMQQGLDEVLTPESAAIARDGLTRGIAAVASGWPFPVFRGELEQPCKYGGTVWTEVTTSGIYNAAGEFIGILGVSRDISERKAAEARISYLAHHDTLTNLPNRTLFADRLEHALTQAERDGSDLALMFLDLDHFKPINDSFGHAVGDLLLKEAAHRMQACLRAVDTVARIGGDEFVVLLPAVGSEDDALLVAEKIRHALDQPFAIAGQTLEISSSIGVAMYPAHGSDAVGLARNADIAMYFAKGNGRNHVQLYHPALVKLSA; encoded by the coding sequence ATGAGGGCCGATCATTTCCGCGCGCTTCGCCGCCGCCTGCCGCTGCTGGCCGGCTCGGTCCTGCTCGCCGTGTCCTTACCGGCCGGCGCGGCCACGCCCACCGCCACGACCGCGCCGGCCGCTTCCGCTGCCAGTGTCGCGACGTTGGACGCCAGCCTGCTCGCCGCACTCGGCCTGGCCGTCCTGATCGGCGGGGCGGCACTCTACATCTCCCGCATCAACCTCCGCCTGCGCCAGAGCATCGCCGACAGCCGTAGCGCCGAAGCCGCCCTGCGGCCGCTGTCCACCGCGATCGCGCAGAGTCCGGCGCTGGTGGTGATCACCGGACCGGATGTCCGCATGCGCTATGTAAACCCGCGCTTCACCGAAATCACCGGCTACAGCGCGGCAGAAGCCCTCGGCCACAATCCGCGCATGCTCAGTTCCGGCCTCACCGACCCGGCCAGCTTCCGCGACATGTGGGAGCACCTCAAGCGTGGCGAGTCGTGGTCGGGCGAATTCATCAACCGCCGCAAGAACGGCGAGCTCTACTGGGAAGAGTCGCACATCTCGCCGGTGATCGACGGCGACGGCCGCTGCACCGGCTACGTCGCAGTCAAGCTCGACATCACCGCACGCAAGCGGGCCGAACAGGCGGAGCATGCCCGCGCCCACGTGCTGGAGCTGCTCGCCCGCGGCGCGCCGCTGCCGGAGATCCTCGAAGCCATCGTGCGCGGCGTCGAGGCGGGCAACCCGGAGATGCGCTGCAGCGCGCTGCTGCTGGACGCCGACCGCAAGCGCCTGCTGACCGGCGCCGCCCCCAGCCTGCCCGACTTCTACAACGCCGCAGTGCACGGACTGGCCATCGGCTACGGGGTCGGCTCCTGCGGCACGGCGGCCTACACCGGCGAACGCGTGGTGGTCGAGGACATCCAGAGCCATCCCTACTGGGCGCCTTACCGCGACATCGCCCGGCAGGCCGACCTCGCCGCCTGCTGGTCCGAGCCGATCCGTTCGTCCGGCGGCGAGGTGCTGGGCACCTTCGCGATCTACCATCGCCACCCGCACCGGCCGACCCCGGCCGACATCGAGCTGATCGAGCAGTCGGCCAAGGTGGCGTCGATCGCGATCGACCGTACCCTGGCGCTGGAGGCGCTGCGGGTGAGCGAGGAACGCCACCGCCTGCTCGCCGAGAACGCCACCGACGTGATCTGGACCATGGACCTGCAGGGCCGCTTTACCTATGTCAGCCCATCGGTGGAGAAGCTGCGCGGCTATACCGTCGCCGAGGTGATGCAGCAGGGGCTGGACGAGGTGCTGACGCCCGAATCCGCCGCCATTGCGCGCGATGGTCTCACCCGCGGCATCGCTGCCGTCGCCAGCGGGTGGCCCTTCCCGGTGTTCCGCGGCGAACTCGAACAGCCCTGCAAGTACGGCGGCACGGTGTGGACCGAGGTCACCACCTCGGGCATCTACAACGCCGCCGGCGAGTTCATCGGCATCCTCGGCGTCAGCCGCGACATCTCGGAGCGCAAGGCGGCCGAGGCGCGCATCAGCTACCTCGCGCACCACGACACCCTCACCAATCTGCCCAACCGCACACTGTTCGCCGACCGGCTGGAGCATGCACTCACCCAGGCCGAGCGCGATGGCAGCGACCTGGCGCTGATGTTCCTCGATCTGGACCACTTCAAGCCGATCAACGACAGCTTCGGCCACGCCGTCGGCGACCTGCTGCTGAAGGAGGCCGCCCACCGGATGCAGGCCTGCCTGCGCGCGGTGGATACGGTGGCGCGCATCGGCGGCGACGAATTCGTGGTGCTGCTGCCTGCAGTGGGCAGCGAGGACGACGCCCTGCTGGTGGCAGAGAAGATCCGTCATGCTCTCGACCAGCCCTTCGCGATCGCCGGGCAGACGCTGGAGATCTCGTCCAGCATCGGTGTCGCCATGTACCCGGCACACGGCAGCGACGCCGTCGGCCTGGCGCGCAACGCCGACATCGCGATGTACTTCGCCAAGGGCAACGGCCGCAACCACGTGCAGCTTTACCACCCGGCACTGGTCAAGCTCAGCGCCTAG